One genomic window of Leptospira paudalimensis includes the following:
- a CDS encoding class I SAM-dependent RNA methyltransferase has protein sequence MDKVKVEGLNSDFSGIVTAPNGKKVDIFFVHPGDELVVEYVKRRPRQRSLKIHEIIRNHNWDLVQCDVFGNCGGCTGQHIPYETQLDLKFQPILQLFQKDLGISLKPVPQTETYSYRSRMDFSVFPGPIIGQRQRGNFRKVVPIKHCSIQSAWANQALADVQSVLDQMPEVIWDRKSEVGGLKYLTIRKAQNTEDGILIFTFTEGYEANPKMESFRNLCLSQLLQPSLLFCYNRPKSEVSAVGRPEILRGKDSFTEMVLGHRFEVPFDSFFQPNPNGFLPILNFIKERMAKDQSTLIDLFCGNGFFSLLYGEHFQHVDGYELTESSIVTASQLFKETYPTKSHSFQVANLFLSTDGLKKQENASLILDPPRAGAGKLVNHWIRDFGPEFVFYVSCNPYSQKDDVTLFLSAYDYVDGILIDPYPHTPHTESVLFFRRKHQ, from the coding sequence TTGGACAAGGTCAAAGTAGAAGGACTCAATTCCGACTTTTCGGGAATCGTTACTGCACCTAACGGAAAAAAGGTGGACATTTTTTTTGTCCATCCAGGTGACGAACTCGTAGTTGAATATGTCAAAAGACGACCACGCCAGAGATCCTTAAAAATCCATGAAATCATACGAAACCACAACTGGGATTTGGTGCAATGCGATGTGTTTGGCAATTGTGGTGGTTGTACAGGCCAACACATACCATACGAAACCCAATTGGACTTAAAATTCCAACCAATCTTACAATTATTCCAAAAAGATTTAGGAATTTCCTTAAAGCCAGTCCCTCAAACAGAAACGTATTCCTACCGCTCGCGGATGGATTTTTCTGTATTTCCAGGTCCAATCATTGGCCAAAGGCAACGTGGGAATTTTAGAAAGGTTGTGCCCATCAAACATTGTTCCATCCAATCAGCTTGGGCGAACCAAGCATTAGCGGATGTACAATCTGTTCTCGACCAAATGCCAGAAGTCATATGGGACAGAAAATCAGAAGTTGGAGGATTAAAATACCTAACCATTCGTAAGGCGCAAAATACCGAGGATGGAATTCTCATTTTTACATTCACTGAAGGTTACGAAGCAAATCCCAAAATGGAATCCTTTCGAAACTTATGCCTTTCCCAATTGTTACAACCTTCACTGCTATTTTGTTACAACCGTCCCAAATCAGAAGTTTCGGCAGTGGGCCGACCTGAAATTTTACGAGGAAAAGATAGTTTTACCGAAATGGTCCTTGGCCATCGATTTGAAGTTCCATTTGATTCTTTTTTCCAACCAAACCCAAATGGATTTTTACCTATTTTAAATTTCATAAAGGAAAGAATGGCGAAGGATCAGTCAACGTTGATTGATTTGTTTTGTGGGAATGGTTTCTTTTCTTTGTTATACGGTGAACATTTCCAACATGTTGATGGTTACGAACTCACAGAATCTTCGATCGTAACTGCTTCTCAATTATTCAAAGAAACCTACCCTACAAAATCTCATTCCTTCCAAGTGGCCAATTTATTTCTTTCTACAGACGGACTCAAAAAACAAGAAAATGCAAGTTTGATTCTAGACCCGCCAAGAGCCGGTGCTGGAAAACTAGTGAACCATTGGATCCGGGACTTCGGACCTGAATTTGTATTCTATGTCTCTTGTAATCCTTATTCACAAAAAGATGATGTGACTTTATTTTTGTCGGCTTATGACTATGTAGATGGAATTTTGATCGATCCTTATCCGCATACACCGCATACGGAATCCGTCCTTTTCTTTCGCAGAAAACACCAATAA
- a CDS encoding adenylate/guanylate cyclase domain-containing protein: protein MVFSKRLFSTFVLPFILLFSFSQVSGQVLLTNQILDLRSESSFGKEIHKWTFKPGDSPRVTENTEDDLYLDEDEGEIKAHVFSYAQPNLDESVRTGWISGFQIQTGWDKVTDGDGELYFPSFFDYMEKYKGYGWYRTEIIITSSDIQNKFKSRNLSLRLGQISQADAVYWNGKYIGGTGLLLDTDTNVQLDDKSLYSDKIRFYRIPFHLLKIDEPNVLAVRVYAKYPLSPGLSHDKFYISSYKYSERAEYWNDFKKIFVIVLTILLGCFYLYWQFLFRNEENATIYFSLGSLFMALNTLFQSQIIYSILSDGFWIKKLEYVTWIALVHFLFNFIVRFAHVRSGWIKLTNRYIDGAGIVSAIVVLLSPNLLFLSKYFFYWSFFTILLGGALFYILFLGRKVPSMGTVSFGFFAFIMLMLNDIFVEMQWEWYPSHTFVKDYAFAAFTISVALSIVKNMIDSRKMVEKQKEEKERLSRYFSPAVMETIVADNIKLGGEEKDIATLFSDIVGFTTFAEKNPPGVVLSHLNTIFESLSDLIFHYSATLDKFIGDAIMAFWGAPKQTDLDAYHAIACAVDMQKKMVEINEQLGLEPGTFRLRIGVNFGEAIVGNIGSVKRMDYTVIGDAVNTAARLESHGIPGKVAVSEAAFLAAGGEKYIEFEDTKELNLKGKSEPVKVYFVTKVLPRD, encoded by the coding sequence ATGGTTTTTTCGAAAAGACTCTTTTCCACATTTGTTCTTCCTTTCATTCTTCTTTTTTCCTTTTCGCAAGTTTCGGGACAAGTATTACTCACAAATCAAATCTTAGATTTAAGATCTGAATCTTCCTTCGGAAAGGAAATTCATAAATGGACTTTCAAACCAGGTGATTCACCTCGAGTGACGGAAAACACAGAGGATGATTTGTATTTGGATGAGGACGAAGGTGAAATCAAAGCACATGTTTTTTCGTATGCACAACCAAACTTAGATGAATCGGTTCGGACAGGATGGATATCTGGATTTCAAATTCAAACCGGTTGGGACAAGGTGACCGATGGTGATGGCGAATTGTATTTCCCCAGTTTTTTTGATTATATGGAGAAATACAAAGGTTATGGTTGGTATCGGACTGAGATCATTATCACGAGTAGTGACATCCAAAATAAATTCAAATCAAGAAATTTAAGCTTAAGGCTTGGGCAAATTAGCCAAGCAGATGCAGTGTATTGGAATGGTAAGTACATTGGTGGTACTGGATTACTTCTCGATACTGATACCAATGTTCAATTAGATGATAAATCTCTTTATAGTGATAAAATTAGATTTTATCGAATTCCGTTCCATTTATTAAAGATTGATGAACCGAACGTACTTGCCGTCAGAGTGTATGCAAAATACCCGTTGAGTCCAGGTTTATCCCATGATAAATTTTATATATCTTCTTATAAGTATTCAGAACGAGCTGAGTATTGGAATGATTTTAAGAAAATATTTGTCATCGTATTGACTATTTTACTTGGATGTTTCTATTTATATTGGCAATTTTTATTCCGAAATGAAGAAAATGCAACCATATACTTCTCATTAGGTTCTTTGTTTATGGCACTGAATACATTGTTCCAGAGCCAAATCATATATTCAATTTTGAGTGATGGTTTTTGGATTAAAAAATTGGAGTATGTTACTTGGATTGCACTTGTCCATTTTTTATTTAATTTTATCGTACGATTTGCTCATGTTCGGAGTGGTTGGATTAAGTTGACAAACAGATACATTGATGGTGCTGGCATTGTATCCGCAATTGTAGTTCTATTATCTCCCAATTTACTTTTTTTATCTAAATACTTTTTTTATTGGAGTTTCTTTACAATTCTTCTCGGAGGAGCTTTGTTTTACATTCTGTTCCTCGGGAGAAAAGTTCCTTCGATGGGAACGGTATCATTTGGTTTTTTTGCATTCATAATGCTCATGTTAAATGATATTTTTGTGGAAATGCAATGGGAATGGTACCCAAGCCATACATTTGTGAAGGATTATGCATTTGCTGCCTTCACCATCTCAGTTGCATTGTCCATTGTGAAAAACATGATTGATTCACGTAAGATGGTGGAAAAACAAAAGGAAGAAAAAGAAAGGTTGTCCCGCTATTTTTCACCAGCAGTGATGGAAACGATTGTAGCAGACAATATTAAGTTAGGTGGCGAAGAGAAAGACATTGCAACTTTGTTTTCAGATATAGTTGGTTTTACAACATTTGCTGAAAAAAATCCGCCAGGAGTCGTTTTAAGCCATTTAAATACAATATTTGAGTCCTTATCGGATTTGATATTTCATTATTCAGCTACTTTAGATAAATTCATTGGAGATGCCATTATGGCATTTTGGGGAGCACCCAAACAAACGGACCTCGATGCTTATCATGCAATCGCTTGTGCAGTGGACATGCAAAAGAAAATGGTTGAGATCAATGAACAATTAGGTTTAGAACCAGGAACTTTCCGATTACGTATTGGTGTGAATTTTGGGGAAGCGATTGTCGGTAACATTGGATCAGTCAAAAGAATGGATTATACTGTCATCGGTGATGCAGTGAATACGGCAGCAAGACTGGAAAGTCATGGAATACCAGGAAAAGTCGCCGTATCGGAAGCTGCTTTCCTTGCTGCTGGCGGAGAAAAATACATCGAATTTGAAGATACTAAAGAGTTAAACTTAAAAGGGAAATCAGAACCTGTAAAGGTTTACTTTGTAACAAAAGTACTTCCTAGAGATTAG
- a CDS encoding DNA alkylation repair protein, which translates to MKELKEIFLEELYKQKDSDKAKFFPRFFKTGPGEYGEGDQFLGITVPKQRLVAKKYSKNLSLDDLQTLIVSPYHEVRLTTLLILIQKYQTKKITEMEKDKIVNFYLKNTKYINNWDLVDVSADKIIGDYYFDKNNVTIHKLRNSKDLWENRIAILSTFHWIRKGKFEETLSLCEHFLNHNHDLIHKATGWMLREIGKRDIQTLRMFLKNHATKMPRTMLRYAIEKLTTSERKKWLELKKEN; encoded by the coding sequence ATGAAAGAGTTAAAAGAAATTTTTTTAGAGGAATTATACAAACAAAAAGATTCAGATAAGGCTAAATTTTTCCCTCGGTTTTTTAAGACAGGACCAGGAGAATATGGCGAAGGTGACCAATTCCTTGGTATTACTGTACCCAAACAAAGATTAGTTGCCAAAAAATATTCAAAAAACCTTAGCTTAGATGATTTACAAACCCTGATTGTTTCTCCTTACCACGAAGTACGTCTCACAACCCTACTCATCCTCATTCAAAAATACCAAACCAAAAAAATAACAGAAATGGAAAAAGATAAAATAGTCAATTTTTATCTAAAAAATACAAAGTACATCAATAACTGGGACTTGGTGGATGTAAGTGCCGATAAAATCATAGGTGATTATTATTTTGATAAAAATAATGTGACAATTCACAAACTTAGGAACTCGAAAGATTTATGGGAAAATCGAATCGCAATACTCAGTACGTTCCATTGGATCAGAAAAGGAAAATTTGAAGAAACACTATCGTTATGTGAACATTTTTTAAATCACAATCACGATCTCATCCATAAAGCAACGGGGTGGATGTTACGCGAAATCGGCAAACGAGACATACAAACTCTTCGAATGTTTCTCAAAAATCATGCAACAAAAATGCCTCGTACGATGCTTCGTTATGCCATCGAAAAACTAACCACTTCTGAAAGGAAAAAGTGGTTAGAACTAAAAAAAGAAAACTAA
- a CDS encoding ATP-dependent Clp protease adaptor ClpS has product MTEPIQPIFEEKTNLKSESVYDYFVILFNDSIHEFSYVEDCLMKICFKTKRDAKKIAMEAHSKGKAICFQGSMEECETVAENMTNANLTVSFGV; this is encoded by the coding sequence ATGACAGAGCCGATCCAACCGATATTTGAAGAGAAAACCAATTTAAAAAGTGAATCTGTTTACGATTATTTTGTTATTTTATTCAATGATTCCATCCATGAGTTTTCGTATGTTGAAGACTGTTTGATGAAAATATGTTTCAAAACAAAACGAGATGCCAAAAAAATTGCAATGGAAGCTCATTCGAAAGGTAAAGCCATTTGTTTCCAAGGGAGTATGGAAGAATGTGAAACAGTTGCTGAAAATATGACAAACGCGAATCTCACTGTGAGTTTTGGTGTATGA
- a CDS encoding cryptochrome/DNA photolyase family protein — MNSERIRICNDKPIRNQKTYVLYWMQAYRRFDANHAFEHAVKLTRELGKELIVYEGLRMDYPWNSERIHKFILEGMFENQTRADELGINYWPFVETPQNLGKGLLKEICENACVIVTDDFPCFIIPEQTAKLAQKIDCQLLSVDGNSIIPFSRFQKPASAARILRLWIHKELNSNFPSPSKPIWKNEDLTNTRGKTKPNQKIGLPKSIESIIKTIPFQNQVSPVKDVKGGRKEALRLLDVFIKKKLDLYLTKRSEPNRPEQTATSGLSPYLHFGWIGLEEIFYAVLKHGSNGKWNPERLSHTKPGDRENFYSPSVATNHFLDELVTWRDIGYLFFWKDKPNNITLNHLPDWVKENFKKHNKDHKEYIYTLEQFESAKTHDEIWNSAQTELVQTGRMHNYMRMLWGKKVIEWSKTYEEAFTILEHLNNKYAYDGRNPNSYTGILWCFGLFDRPWFPERNVFGNVRFMSSDSTKKKFKLNSYMEYIGELSGKSNSLFP; from the coding sequence GTGAATTCTGAACGTATCCGTATCTGTAACGACAAACCGATTCGTAACCAAAAAACCTATGTCCTCTATTGGATGCAAGCCTACAGACGATTTGATGCCAACCATGCCTTCGAACATGCAGTAAAACTTACTCGTGAGTTGGGTAAAGAACTCATTGTATATGAAGGCCTACGTATGGATTATCCGTGGAATTCAGAACGAATTCACAAATTCATCTTGGAAGGTATGTTTGAGAACCAAACAAGAGCAGACGAACTCGGAATCAACTATTGGCCCTTTGTCGAAACTCCACAAAATTTAGGAAAAGGTTTACTCAAGGAGATATGCGAGAACGCATGTGTGATCGTCACTGATGACTTTCCATGTTTTATCATACCAGAACAAACAGCAAAGTTAGCACAAAAGATAGACTGCCAATTACTTTCGGTAGATGGAAATTCGATCATCCCCTTCTCTCGGTTTCAAAAACCAGCAAGTGCAGCAAGAATCCTTCGTTTATGGATCCATAAAGAATTGAACTCCAATTTTCCGTCTCCCAGTAAACCCATTTGGAAAAATGAAGACCTAACAAATACCAGAGGGAAAACAAAACCAAATCAAAAAATTGGGCTTCCAAAATCCATCGAATCTATCATAAAAACAATTCCTTTCCAAAACCAAGTCTCTCCCGTGAAAGATGTGAAAGGTGGTCGAAAGGAAGCCTTGCGATTGTTAGATGTGTTTATCAAAAAGAAGTTGGATCTGTATCTTACAAAACGATCAGAACCAAATCGACCCGAACAAACTGCAACCAGTGGACTTTCCCCATATTTACACTTTGGTTGGATTGGTCTGGAAGAAATTTTTTATGCAGTGTTAAAACATGGTTCTAATGGAAAATGGAATCCGGAACGATTGAGTCATACAAAACCAGGTGACAGGGAAAATTTTTATTCTCCATCCGTTGCCACCAATCATTTTTTAGATGAACTGGTCACTTGGCGTGACATTGGTTATCTATTTTTCTGGAAAGACAAACCTAACAACATCACACTCAACCATTTGCCAGATTGGGTGAAAGAAAATTTCAAAAAACACAATAAAGATCACAAGGAATACATTTATACATTAGAACAATTTGAATCTGCAAAAACCCATGATGAAATTTGGAATTCTGCACAAACTGAACTGGTCCAAACTGGCAGAATGCACAACTATATGCGTATGTTATGGGGGAAAAAAGTCATTGAATGGTCCAAGACTTATGAAGAAGCATTTACGATCTTAGAACATCTCAATAATAAATATGCTTACGATGGTAGGAATCCAAATTCATACACAGGAATTTTATGGTGTTTTGGACTTTTTGATAGACCATGGTTTCCCGAACGAAATGTATTTGGAAATGTGCGTTTTATGTCTTCCGATTCAACAAAAAAGAAGTTTAAATTGAATTCCTATATGGAGTATATTGGTGAACTGAGTGGAAAATCCAACTCACTCTTCCCATGA
- a CDS encoding ammonium transporter, producing MKQYFKSIAFLLLVVPMFLFADEAATVVNPAEETAKAIQTLTVGLDTLWVLVAGMLVFFMNAGFALVESGFAQSKNTVNILAKNFIVFAAATFSYWAIGWGLMFGDGTPFYATDGLFFLGGLDNSPAIGDEYKGVYSSMNWTGVPLLAKFFFQLVFAATAATIVSGAVAERIKFHSFLIFSFILVAVMYPFTGHWVWGGGWLSGLGFHDFAGSTVVHSVGGWAALAGAIVLGARKGKFLPDGRIKPILGHNMTSAALGTLILWLGWFGFNPGSTMGVGDGSVMSHVIVTTNISAALGALASTVTAWIILKKPDLGMILNGTLAGLVGITAPCAIVSPTSAAIIGAVSGVLVVLSVLFFDKMKIDDPVGATSVHLVCGIWGTLAVAIFGYEGAPAGVEVPSIVTQLYGILAIGGFTFVVSLVLWFVLKLAGGIRVSEEEELSGLDLGEHGAEAYPDFNIRVRG from the coding sequence ATGAAACAATATTTCAAATCAATCGCCTTCCTTCTCCTGGTAGTTCCGATGTTCCTTTTTGCAGATGAAGCTGCAACCGTCGTGAACCCAGCAGAAGAAACCGCAAAAGCAATCCAAACATTAACTGTAGGACTAGACACATTATGGGTATTAGTTGCAGGTATGTTGGTGTTCTTTATGAATGCTGGTTTTGCTCTCGTTGAATCAGGTTTTGCACAATCAAAAAACACAGTGAACATCTTAGCAAAAAACTTTATCGTTTTTGCAGCGGCAACTTTCTCTTATTGGGCCATTGGATGGGGACTCATGTTTGGTGATGGAACTCCATTTTATGCAACAGATGGATTATTTTTCCTAGGTGGTCTTGATAACTCTCCTGCCATAGGAGATGAATACAAAGGTGTTTACTCTTCCATGAATTGGACGGGAGTTCCCCTTCTTGCAAAATTTTTCTTCCAACTCGTTTTCGCAGCCACTGCAGCTACCATTGTATCGGGAGCAGTTGCCGAACGAATTAAGTTTCATTCCTTTTTAATATTCTCTTTTATCCTTGTTGCCGTGATGTATCCTTTCACAGGCCATTGGGTTTGGGGTGGTGGTTGGTTATCTGGACTTGGTTTCCATGATTTTGCTGGTTCCACCGTCGTACACTCTGTAGGTGGTTGGGCTGCCCTTGCAGGAGCCATTGTTCTTGGTGCAAGAAAAGGAAAATTCTTACCAGATGGACGTATCAAACCAATCCTTGGTCACAACATGACTTCTGCTGCTTTAGGAACTCTAATCCTATGGCTAGGATGGTTTGGATTTAACCCTGGTTCAACGATGGGAGTTGGTGATGGTAGTGTAATGTCTCATGTCATTGTGACAACGAACATCTCTGCTGCACTTGGTGCACTAGCTTCAACCGTCACTGCTTGGATCATCTTAAAAAAACCAGACCTTGGTATGATTCTAAACGGAACACTTGCGGGTCTTGTGGGTATTACTGCTCCATGTGCGATTGTTAGCCCTACATCTGCTGCAATTATCGGTGCAGTTTCTGGTGTGTTAGTCGTATTATCAGTGTTATTTTTTGATAAAATGAAGATTGATGATCCTGTTGGAGCAACTTCTGTTCACTTAGTTTGTGGTATTTGGGGAACTTTAGCGGTTGCAATCTTTGGTTACGAAGGTGCCCCTGCTGGAGTAGAAGTTCCTTCAATCGTAACTCAACTTTATGGAATATTGGCAATTGGTGGATTCACTTTTGTTGTATCTCTTGTCCTTTGGTTTGTGTTAAAACTAGCTGGTGGAATCCGAGTGAGTGAAGAAGAAGAATTGAGTGGATTGGATCTTGGGGAACACGGAGCAGAAGCTTACCCAGATTTTAATATCCGAGTTCGTGGGTAA
- a CDS encoding P-II family nitrogen regulator, whose translation MKMIIAIIQPHKLEEVKAELTKNEIYRLTVSDVQGYGQQKGKTEVFRGHEYTVNLLRKVRLEIAVNDEFVKPTVDAILKAAKSGDGKIGDGKIFITPLEEVIRIRTGEKGKNAI comes from the coding sequence ATGAAAATGATCATTGCAATCATCCAACCACATAAGTTGGAAGAAGTTAAAGCAGAGTTAACGAAAAACGAAATCTATCGTTTAACAGTATCTGACGTTCAAGGTTATGGACAACAAAAAGGAAAAACTGAAGTTTTCCGTGGCCATGAATATACAGTGAACCTCCTTCGAAAAGTAAGATTGGAAATTGCTGTAAATGATGAATTCGTAAAACCAACTGTAGACGCTATCTTAAAGGCAGCTAAAAGTGGTGACGGAAAAATTGGTGACGGTAAGATTTTTATCACTCCATTAGAAGAAGTGATTCGAATCAGAACTGGCGAAAAAGGCAAAAACGCCATTTAA